A genomic region of Desulfosarcina ovata subsp. ovata contains the following coding sequences:
- a CDS encoding glycosyltransferase family 4 protein yields the protein MNAAPSLPLNIAFYAPFKPLDHPHPSGDRAIASSLFNYLEGRGHRLYIADRLRTRWIFRQPWRWPHLMIARQRVVRRCTGKRTDLWLTYHSYYKAPDLLGPVAARKGGLPYVIFQASYATKYRRRPGTVLGFHLNRRALLAADHIFVNRHSDLKNLRRLLPDERLTYVAPGIFPDQFTFHAQSRRELRGRWRADGLPVVMTAAMFRADVKTQGLLLVIEALALLRRRGRRFLLVIAGDGPERGRLQAAARARIPGQCRFLGRIAREEMYRYYSAVDLFAFPGINESLGMVFLEAQACHLPVVAFDNGGIPEIVRDGRTGFLTPLFNLDAFADAIDQLITNPALCRNLGETAGRHVRCHHDLDVNYARMHAKLVRITAGGMKTNAPR from the coding sequence ATGAACGCTGCGCCATCCCTGCCATTGAACATCGCCTTCTACGCCCCGTTCAAGCCCCTGGATCACCCCCATCCCTCAGGCGATCGGGCGATTGCCAGCAGCCTTTTCAATTATCTCGAGGGGCGCGGCCACCGGCTGTACATTGCTGACCGGTTGCGCACACGCTGGATTTTCAGGCAGCCGTGGCGGTGGCCGCATCTCATGATTGCACGTCAACGGGTCGTGCGCCGTTGTACCGGCAAAAGGACGGACCTGTGGCTGACCTATCACAGCTATTACAAGGCGCCGGACCTCCTGGGCCCGGTGGCCGCACGAAAAGGCGGACTGCCGTACGTGATCTTTCAGGCGAGCTATGCCACCAAATACCGCCGGCGGCCCGGTACCGTTTTGGGATTTCACCTCAACCGGCGGGCCCTTCTGGCGGCCGACCACATTTTTGTCAACCGGCATTCCGACTTGAAGAATTTAAGGCGTCTGTTGCCCGATGAACGGTTGACCTATGTGGCACCGGGTATTTTCCCCGACCAGTTCACCTTTCATGCCCAAAGCAGACGCGAATTGCGTGGCCGCTGGCGGGCCGATGGTCTGCCGGTGGTCATGACGGCGGCCATGTTCCGCGCGGACGTGAAAACCCAAGGCCTGCTGCTGGTGATCGAGGCCCTGGCCCTCCTGCGCCGGCGGGGGCGCCGCTTCCTTTTGGTGATTGCCGGCGACGGTCCTGAGCGGGGGCGCCTCCAGGCTGCGGCCCGGGCCAGGATTCCCGGTCAATGTCGATTTCTGGGTCGAATCGCACGCGAGGAGATGTACCGATATTACAGTGCTGTCGACCTGTTTGCCTTTCCGGGCATTAACGAATCGCTCGGGATGGTCTTTCTGGAAGCGCAGGCCTGCCATCTTCCTGTGGTGGCCTTCGATAATGGCGGAATTCCTGAAATTGTGCGCGATGGCCGAACCGGTTTTCTGACACCCCTCTTTAATCTCGACGCGTTTGCGGATGCCATCGACCAGCTCATCACCAATCCGGCGCTTTGCCGCAACCTGGGGGAAACGGCCGGCCGGCATGTCCGTTGCCATCACGACCTGGATGTCAACTACGCGCGCATGCATGCGAAACTCGTCCGCATCACCGCCGGTGGAATGAAAACAAATGCACCGAGATGA
- a CDS encoding glycosyltransferase family 4 protein, with product MSLNPSIAPKTTIGMILKGYPRISETFIANEILLLERLGFDVHIFSMRQPREAFAHATVREIKAKVDYLPENLLAPLPIFLWYNIQLLLRRPRAYLAALGLTLKRWCRSRKSATFKHLLQAGYLVQRCLPRTRVGHLHAHFAHSPTSVALFSSVLSGLPFSFTAHAKDIYTSNPAQLREKIEKAAFVVTCTEYNRRHLLRLTGSAAKSVHRVYHGIDLRFFNSELDKASPKPPYRLLTVARMTEKKGLDDVYRALAILKARGIPFTHTLIGEGDDRDELLALIERLDLDDVTRWLGTQPHGVVLDEYRNADATVLGCRIAANGDRDGIPNVIVESMAVGVPVVATRVSAIPEIVRHGQTGLLVSPKKPAELADAILRVLDDTELRARIIPAAKVAVNRDFDNRRLIRDLAAIYSRYMGT from the coding sequence ATGTCGCTTAATCCATCCATAGCCCCAAAAACGACCATCGGTATGATTCTCAAAGGGTATCCGCGTATATCGGAAACCTTTATTGCCAACGAAATCCTCTTGCTCGAGCGGCTGGGTTTCGATGTGCACATCTTTTCCATGCGCCAGCCGCGGGAAGCGTTCGCTCACGCCACGGTCCGCGAGATCAAGGCGAAGGTGGACTATCTCCCGGAAAATCTGTTGGCTCCGCTGCCGATTTTTCTGTGGTATAATATTCAATTGTTGTTAAGGCGCCCCCGGGCCTACCTGGCGGCCTTGGGACTGACCTTGAAGCGGTGGTGCCGCAGCCGCAAATCCGCCACCTTCAAGCACCTGTTGCAGGCGGGTTATTTGGTTCAGCGCTGCCTCCCCCGGACCCGTGTCGGCCACCTGCACGCCCATTTCGCCCATTCGCCCACGTCGGTGGCGCTGTTCAGCTCCGTTCTCTCCGGGCTGCCGTTCAGTTTTACCGCCCATGCCAAAGACATCTACACCAGTAACCCGGCACAGCTCAGGGAAAAAATCGAAAAGGCCGCCTTTGTGGTCACCTGTACCGAATACAACCGCCGCCATCTCCTGCGGTTGACAGGCTCGGCCGCCAAATCGGTCCACCGGGTTTATCATGGCATCGATCTGCGTTTCTTCAACTCAGAGTTGGACAAAGCATCCCCAAAGCCGCCGTACCGGCTGCTGACCGTCGCGCGCATGACCGAAAAAAAAGGGCTGGACGATGTTTACCGTGCCTTGGCCATACTCAAGGCGCGCGGCATCCCGTTCACTCATACCCTGATTGGTGAGGGCGACGACCGGGATGAACTGCTGGCCCTGATCGAACGGCTGGATTTGGACGATGTGACCCGATGGCTGGGCACCCAGCCCCACGGCGTGGTGCTGGACGAGTACCGCAATGCCGATGCGACGGTTCTGGGCTGCCGCATCGCGGCCAACGGCGATCGGGACGGCATTCCCAACGTCATCGTCGAAAGCATGGCCGTGGGCGTGCCGGTCGTGGCCACGCGGGTGTCCGCGATTCCGGAAATCGTCAGGCACGGGCAAACCGGCTTGCTGGTATCGCCGAAGAAACCGGCCGAATTGGCGGATGCCATTTTGCGGGTACTCGATGATACCGAATTGCGGGCCAGGATTATCCCCGCGGCCAAGGTTGCCGTCAACCGTGATTTCGACAACCGCCGGCTGATTCGCGATCTGGCGGCCATCTACTCCCGTTACATGGGCACTTGA
- a CDS encoding histidine phosphatase family protein, producing MHRDDASTTRFGLLRHVETVWNREKRIQGQQDSPLTANGTAMARQYGTRLAAYPWNQIVTSDLERAVQTGRLINETLKLPSTSVRSLKEMDWGEWTGFTLAQIRAAGPERLALLDVDFWNHGPPGGETRGQLFVRIREALLSMARCHRHERILVVVHGGVLKALFQGLADSPTGQVTQRPVSGYLHWLTSDGKTLFLGDAEWMGETR from the coding sequence ATGCACCGAGATGACGCTTCGACAACTCGCTTCGGGCTGCTCCGTCATGTGGAAACCGTCTGGAATCGCGAAAAGCGGATTCAAGGGCAGCAGGATTCGCCGCTGACCGCCAACGGTACGGCCATGGCCCGTCAATATGGAACCCGCCTGGCGGCCTACCCATGGAACCAGATCGTCACCAGCGACCTCGAACGGGCGGTGCAAACCGGACGTTTGATCAATGAAACCCTGAAACTTCCGTCCACCAGCGTGCGATCACTCAAGGAAATGGATTGGGGCGAATGGACCGGATTTACCCTGGCCCAGATCCGGGCCGCCGGTCCCGAGCGGCTGGCGCTCCTGGACGTCGATTTCTGGAACCACGGCCCGCCGGGGGGGGAAACCCGCGGGCAGCTGTTTGTCCGCATTCGCGAGGCCCTGTTGTCCATGGCCCGTTGCCATCGGCATGAGCGCATCCTGGTCGTAGTCCATGGAGGCGTCCTCAAGGCCTTGTTTCAGGGGCTGGCCGATTCTCCGACCGGGCAGGTGACCCAGCGCCCGGTTTCGGGCTACCTGCATTGGTTAACCAGCGACGGGAAAACGTTATTTCTGGGTGACGCCGAATGGATGGGGGAGACTCGGTGA
- a CDS encoding glycosyltransferase family protein, with amino-acid sequence MKIFFYCQHVLGLGHFFRTLEICRKLDAHDVVLVTGGTRVEIPLPDHVREKRLPTLMMDEGFKTLISGAEDQAVADIQAQRQTVLWELFREERPDLLIIELYPFGRKKFRVELDSILSAVKDGRLPPCRVVCSLRDILVEKDDTAAYEQRVVNTMNAYFDALLVHADPGWLRLDQTFGRVPDLEPPLIYTGFVAERAPRDARWRMRTRLGLSSGKRLVIASAGGGKVGGRLLGSVVSAMAHLPDDDLHLIVFTGPFMDDATVDDLRRTADPRIVVQRFTDEFLAHLAAADLSISMAGYNTCMNILAAGVPALVWPFAQNREQRMRAELLADHGALTVLGNDDLEPGGLAGLVKTALEVKPCARLTINLDGAAETAAWLETGLASKPSI; translated from the coding sequence GTGAAAATTTTTTTCTATTGTCAACACGTGCTGGGGCTCGGCCATTTTTTTCGGACCCTCGAAATCTGCCGCAAGCTCGATGCCCATGATGTGGTACTGGTCACCGGGGGGACCCGCGTGGAGATCCCCCTACCGGACCACGTCAGGGAAAAGCGCCTGCCGACCCTGATGATGGATGAAGGCTTCAAGACCCTGATCTCCGGTGCAGAGGATCAGGCCGTGGCTGACATTCAAGCGCAGCGCCAAACGGTGTTGTGGGAACTGTTTCGCGAGGAGCGGCCGGATCTTTTAATTATCGAGCTCTACCCGTTTGGGCGTAAAAAATTCAGGGTCGAGCTGGATTCCATTTTGTCCGCCGTTAAAGATGGGCGCCTGCCGCCCTGCCGCGTCGTCTGCAGTTTGCGGGACATCCTGGTGGAAAAGGACGACACGGCGGCCTATGAGCAGCGGGTGGTTAACACCATGAACGCCTATTTCGATGCCCTGCTGGTCCATGCCGACCCCGGGTGGCTGCGGCTCGACCAGACCTTCGGGCGGGTGCCGGACCTTGAACCCCCGCTAATTTATACCGGTTTCGTGGCCGAGCGGGCACCCCGCGATGCCCGGTGGCGGATGCGGACCCGCCTGGGGCTGTCGTCCGGGAAGCGCCTCGTCATCGCCAGCGCCGGCGGCGGCAAGGTGGGCGGTCGACTGCTCGGATCGGTCGTCTCGGCCATGGCCCATCTGCCCGACGACGATTTGCACCTGATCGTCTTTACCGGACCCTTCATGGACGATGCAACGGTTGACGATTTGCGGCGCACCGCAGATCCTCGCATTGTCGTCCAGCGCTTTACCGACGAATTCCTCGCCCATCTTGCCGCGGCCGATCTTTCCATCTCCATGGCCGGCTACAACACCTGCATGAACATTCTGGCCGCCGGTGTGCCGGCCCTGGTCTGGCCGTTCGCCCAGAACCGCGAGCAGCGCATGCGTGCAGAATTGCTGGCCGATCACGGCGCTTTAACGGTGTTGGGAAACGACGATCTTGAGCCCGGGGGGCTGGCAGGCCTCGTGAAAACCGCACTGGAAGTGAAACCTTGTGCCCGATTGACCATCAATCTTGACGGCGCCGCCGAAACGGCCGCCTGGCTGGAGACCGGTTTGGCATCCAAACCATCGATCTAA